In Sciurus carolinensis chromosome 13, mSciCar1.2, whole genome shotgun sequence, a genomic segment contains:
- the Pou3f3 gene encoding POU domain, class 3, transcription factor 3, with protein sequence MATAASNPYLPGNSLLAAGSIVHSDAAGAGGGGGGGGGGGGGGAGGGGGGMQPGSAAVTSGAYRGDPSSVKMVQSDFMQGAMAASNGGHMLSHAHQWVTALPHAAAAAAAAAAAAVEASSPWSGSAVGMAGSPQQPPQPPPPPPQGPDVKGGAGRDDLHAGTALHHRGPPHLGPPPPPPHQGHPGGWGAAAAAAAAAAAAAAAAHLPSMAGGQQPPPQSLLYSQPGGFTVNGMLSAPPGPGGGGGGAGGGAQSLVHPGLVRGDTPELAEHHHHHHHHAHPHPPHPHHAQGPPHHGGGGGAGPGLNSHDPHSDEDTPTSDDLEQFAKQFKQRRIKLGFTQADVGLALGTLYGNVFSQTTICRFEALQLSFKNMCKLKPLLNKWLEEADSSTGSPTSIDKIAAQGRKRKKRTSIEVSVKGALESHFLKCPKPSAQEITNLADSLQLEKEVVRVWFCNRRQKEKRMTPPGIQQQTPDDVYSQVGTVSADTPPPHHGLQTSVQ encoded by the coding sequence ATGGCCACGGCGGCTTCTAACCCCTACCTGCCGGGGAACAGCCTGCTCGCGGCCGGCTCCATTGTGCACTCGGACGCGGCAGGGGCCGGCGGCGGAGgaggtggcggcggcggcggcggcgggggagGTGcagggggcggcggcggcggcatgCAGCCGGGCAGCGCCGCCGTGACCTCGGGCGCCTACCGGGGGGACCCGTCCTCCGTCAAGATGGTCCAGAGTGACTTCATGCAGGGGGCCATGGCCGCCAGCAACGGCGGCCATATGCTGAGCCACGCGCACCAGTGGGTCACGGCCCTGCCCcacgccgccgccgccgccgcagctgccgccgccgccgcggtaGAAGCGAGCTCGCCGTGGTCGGGCAGCGCGGTGGGTATGGCCGGCAGCCCCCAGCAgccgccgcagccgccgccgccaccaccgCAGGGCCCCGACGTGAAGGGTGGCGCTGGGCGCGACGACCTGCACGCCGGCACAGCGCTGCACCACCGCGGGCCGCCGCACCTAGGACCCCCACCGCCGCCCCCGCATCAGGGCCACCCCGGGGGTTGGGGGGCCGCCGCCGCTGCAGCCGCTGCCgctgcagccgccgccgccgccgcccacCTCCCGTCCATGGCCGGGGGACAGCAACCACCGCCGCAGAGTCTGCTCTACTCGCAGCCCGGGGGCTTCACCGTGAACGGCATGCTAAGCGCGCCCCCAGGGcccggaggcggcggcggcggcgcgggtgGCGGCGCCCAGAGCCTAGTGCACCCAGGGCTGGTGCGCGGGGACACACCGGAGCTGGCcgaacaccatcaccaccaccaccaccacgcaCACCCGCACCCGCCGCACCCGCACCACGCGCAGGGACCCCCGCACCACGGTGGAGGCGGCGGCGCGGGGCCGGGACTCAACAGCCACGACCCGCACTCGGACGAGGATACGCCGACGTCGGACGACCTGGAGCAGTTCGCCAAGCAGTTCAAGCAGCGGCGCATCAAGCTGGGTTTCACGCAGGCGGACGTGGGGCTGGCGTTGGGCACGCTGTACGGTAACGTGTTCTCGCAGACCACCATCTGCCGTTTCGAGGCCCTGCAGCTGAGCTTCAAGAATATGTGCAAGCTCAAACCGCTGCTAAAcaagtggctggaggaggcggacTCGAGCACTGGCAGCCCCACCAGCATCGACAAGATCGCGGCCCAGGGCCGCAAGCGCAAGAAGCGGACCTCCATCGAGGTGAGCGTCAAGGGCGCGCTCGAGAGCCACTTCCTCAAGTGCCCCAAGCCTTCGGCGCAGGAGATCACCAACCTGGCCGACAGCCTGCAACTCGAGAAAGAGGTCGTGCGGGTCTGGTTCTGCAACCGGCGCCAGAAAGAAAAGCGCATGACACCACCCGGGATCCAACAGCAGACGCCAGACGACGTCTACTCGCAGGTAGGCACCGTGAGCGCCGACACACCACCACCGCACCACGGGCTGCAGACGAGCGTGCAGTGA